CAGCACCTGGAACCAGGCATTGCAGCCCACCACCGCCAAGGGCAGCAGCATGGCCCAGGTAAAGGTGTCGCCGCCGGGCCGGATGATCACCAGCGTGCCGACAAAGCCGCCCGCCACCAGCAGCCAGCGCAGGCCCGACACGCGTTCGCCCAACACCGCCGCCACCAAAGTGATGACTAGCGGGGTGATCATCACGATGGCGGTGAATTCGCCCACCGGCATGAACTTCAGGCTCAAGAACGCAAACAGGCTGGTCAACAGCAGCAGCACGCCGCGCAGAACCTGGAATTTGGGATGCGCGGTGCGTAGCAAGGCCCGCCCGCGCAGCGGCAGCATGGTAGCGCTGGTGACCACGGCCTGGAAGGCGTAACGAAACCACAGCGCCATCAGCAGGGGCACGCTGGCGGTGGTCCATTTGGTGGTGGTGTCCAGCACGGCAAAGCAGGCTACGGCCGCCAGCACCAGCGCAATGCCGGCGAGCGCTGAGCCGGGGCGCTTCACTGGATGCGGTCCGCCAGCAACTCCCACACCGGGGTGAGGTCGCCTGGCAGGTAGGGCAGGGTGCCCAGGTCGGTGTGGCTCTCTTGGGGGCTGTGGAAGTCGCTGCCGCGCGAGGCGGCCAGGCCGAATTCACGGGCCACGTCGGCGTATTCGGTGTATTCGGCCACCGTGTGGCTGCCGGTCACCACCTCGACGCCGCCACCGCCGTGGGCCTTGA
This sequence is a window from Rhodoferax sp. WC2427. Protein-coding genes within it:
- a CDS encoding DMT family transporter, yielding MKRPGSALAGIALVLAAVACFAVLDTTTKWTTASVPLLMALWFRYAFQAVVTSATMLPLRGRALLRTAHPKFQVLRGVLLLLTSLFAFLSLKFMPVGEFTAIVMITPLVITLVAAVLGERVSGLRWLLVAGGFVGTLVIIRPGGDTFTWAMLLPLAVVGCNAWFQVLTSRLARTEDPLTMHFYTGWIGTAVASLAVPFFWETITDWHLWLGMVVMGVAASIGHLMLILAYTRSPAATLMPFLYVQIGFAMLGGWLVFDHVPDLWATLGIILVAVCGAAGAWLTVRESRITVLPTES